The genomic segment TACCTGACGTTCGCCCTTCCGTTCTCGACCTGGGTGATGGTCACCTACCTGCGCGGTCTGCCGCGAGAACTGGAGGAGGCGGCGCGCACCGACGGCGCGTCCACGCTGGTCATCCTGTGGCGGATCATCTTCCCGCTCAGCCTGCCGGCGATCGTGGTGTCCGGGATCTTCGCGTTCCTGCTCGGCTGGAACGACGTCCTGTTCGCTTCGGTGCTCACTCGCCCGGAAACGCACACTGCCGCCGTCGCCTTGCAGATCGTCGGGTCGTCGCAAGAAGGCGGCGCACTGCCGGTCTACTCGCAGGTCATGGCCGCCTCGCTCATCTGTGCGGCGCCGGTCGTCGTCCTCTACCTGGCCTTCCAGCGCTACCTGGTCGGCGGGCTGACCGCGGGCGGCGTGAAATGACAACGGTCACCGGCGCTCCGGGCGCTTCGGCCCGGCCGGCCGGCCGTCCCCGGGTCGCCGTCGTCGGCCTGGGCGACGTGTCCGTCGTGCACCTCGCGGCGATCGAGAAGCTCGGCGCCACGCTCGCCGGAGTGTGCGACTCGCGCGGCGACTATCGCGCACTCCTGGACGACGTGCGGCCGGATGTTGTCCATATCTGCACACCGCATGACCGGCACGTGCAAGTCGCGCTGGCCGCGCTCGACCGTGGTGTGCACGTCCTGCTCGAGAAGCCGGTCGCGAACACCATCGAGCAGGCCGATCTGCTCGTCGCGGCGGCCAAGGACCACCCCACGCTCAAGGTGGGCGTGTGCCTGCAGAACCGCTACAACCTGACCTCCCGGGCCGTGCACGAGATGCTCGCCTCGGGTGAGTTGGGCAGGGTGCGGGGTGCCTCGGCGTCCGTCCTGTGGCATCGCGATGCTGCGTATTACGCCGCGCGACCTTGGCGGGGTGTGCGCGAACGTTCGGGTGGGGGCGTGCTCATCAACCAGGCGATCCACACGCTCGATCTCGTGCAGTGGCTGCTCGGCGACGTCATCACCGTGCGCGGGCACGCCGGGCAGTACGGCGGGGTGTCCGGGGACGTGGAGGACACTGCGCACATGGTGCTCGACCATGTGGGCGGCGCGCGCAGCGTCTTCTTCGCCACGACCACCAACGCGGTCGACTCCCCGGTCACCATCGAGATCACCGCCGAGCACGGCACCCTGACCGTTCGCGGCGATCTGACGGTGGCTCATTCCGACGGCCGGGCCGAGACGATCGCCGAGCCTGCCCCCGAGGGCGGCGGCCGCGCGTACTGGGGCGCCTCGCACGAACTGCTCATCGCCGACTTCTACCGCTCGCTGGACGATCCCGAGCCGTTCTGGATCGGACTCGAGGAGGCACTCAAGAGCCAGCACCTGATCGACGCGATCTACCGCCAGCACATCTGAGCTGCAAGGAAGGCACCCCCCATGTGGACTCTCTCCGGATTCTCCGACGAGATCTCCCCTGACTTCACCGAGCAGTGCGAGGTCGTCTCGGGGCTCGGCATGAAGTACGTCGAGGTGCGCAGCGCCTGGGACGTCAACATTCTCGACCTCTCCCCCGACCAGCTCGACACGATCAAGAAGACCCTCTCCACGTACGGGTTGAAGGTGTCCTCGATCGGCTCACCGATCGGCAAGATCCTGATCACCGAGGACTTCGCGCCGCACCTGGAACGGATGAAGCACGCGGCCGAGGTGGCCAAGCTGCTCGAGGCCCCGTACATCCGGATCTTCTCGTTCTTCATGCCCGCCGGGGACGACCCGGCCACCCATCGCGCGGAAGTGATCGATCGGATGCGCGCATTGGTGCGCGTGGCCGAGGACGCCGACCTGATCCTGCTGCACGAGAACGAGAAGGAGATCTACGGTGACGTGCCCGGCCGCTGCCTGGACCTGATCCGCTCGGTCGGCTCGCCGTACCTGCGCCTGGCCTGGGATCCGGCCAACTTCGTGCAGGTCGGCGTGCGCCCCTACACGGACGGGTATGCGAAGTTGCGTCCGCACGTCGAGTACGTGCAGATCAAGGACGCGCTGCTGGCCGACGGGACTGTGGTACCGGCCGGGCAGGGCGACGGCGAGGTGGCCGCCACGATGCGCGCGCTGCGCCACGACGGGTTCGACGGGTTCTTCTCGCTCGAACCGCACCTGGCCGCGGGTCACGCCACCGGCGGATTCTCCGGGCCCGAGCTGTTCACGACCGCCTGGCGGGCCTTCACCGGCCTGCTCGACATCGAGGAGATCGAGTACTCATGAGCCCAAGATTCGCCCTGGTCGGTGCGGGCGTGATCGGCAAACACCACGGCCGGGTCATGAGCGAGCTGGCCGACCGGCTGGAACTGGTCGCGGTGGTCGACGTGGTGCTCGATCGTGCGCGGTCGCTCACCGATGAGCGCGGCGGCCGGCCGTACGGGTCACTCGGCGACGCGCTGGCCGCCGAGCAGATCGACGTCGTTGTCGTGTGCACACCGACCGGACTGCACGGCCCGGTGGCCATCGAGGCGCTCGGCGCGGGCAAGCACGTCATCATCGAGAAGCCGGCCGAGACCACCGTGGCCCGCACCGACGAGATCATCGCGGCCCGGGACAAGGCGGGCACGCTCGTGACCGTCATCTCGCAGCACCGGTTCGACCCGTCGACCGAGCAGACCCTGGACGCCATCCGGGCCGGCGAGTTCGGGCGGATCAGCTCGGGCATCGCGGCCATCGACTGGTGGCGCGGGCAGAGCTACTACGACTCCGGGGACTGGCGCGGCACGTGGGAGCTCGACGGCGGCGGCGCGCTGATGAATCAGGGCGTGCACACCGTCGACCTGCTCGTGGCCGCGCTGGGCAAGCCGGTCGAAGTGTTCGCCTATACGGGCACCCTCGCGCACGAACGCATCGAGGTCGAGGACGTGGCGACCGGAGTTGTTCGTTTCGAGTCGGGCGCGCTGGGCGTCCTGCACGCTTCGACGTCCGCGTACCCGGGGCTGAGCGCACGGTTGCAGGTGCACGGCGATCGCGGGTCGGCAGTCATCGACAACGACCAGCTGGCCTTCTTCCACTCCACGCCGGTCGGCGCGCCGATCGAGGAGAAGTTGATGGGCAGAACGCAGACGATGTCGGGCGGCGGGACGGACACGGCGAGCAGCAACCCGGGCATGCTGTCGGACGCGCACCGCCTCCAGTACCTCAACTTCCTCGACGCCCTGGCCGGAAACGCGCACCTTCGCGTCGACCTGGAGACGAACCGGCAGTCGATCGCGGTCATCACCGGGGCGTACGAGTCCGCGCGAACCGGGAAGCCGGTGACACTCGGATGAGCAGGATCGCCGCCAACCCGATCCCCTACTGGGCAGCCGCGGGCAAGACCAAGGAGGTGTTCG from the Paractinoplanes abujensis genome contains:
- a CDS encoding Gfo/Idh/MocA family protein, whose product is MSPRFALVGAGVIGKHHGRVMSELADRLELVAVVDVVLDRARSLTDERGGRPYGSLGDALAAEQIDVVVVCTPTGLHGPVAIEALGAGKHVIIEKPAETTVARTDEIIAARDKAGTLVTVISQHRFDPSTEQTLDAIRAGEFGRISSGIAAIDWWRGQSYYDSGDWRGTWELDGGGALMNQGVHTVDLLVAALGKPVEVFAYTGTLAHERIEVEDVATGVVRFESGALGVLHASTSAYPGLSARLQVHGDRGSAVIDNDQLAFFHSTPVGAPIEEKLMGRTQTMSGGGTDTASSNPGMLSDAHRLQYLNFLDALAGNAHLRVDLETNRQSIAVITGAYESARTGKPVTLG
- a CDS encoding Gfo/Idh/MocA family protein, whose product is MTTVTGAPGASARPAGRPRVAVVGLGDVSVVHLAAIEKLGATLAGVCDSRGDYRALLDDVRPDVVHICTPHDRHVQVALAALDRGVHVLLEKPVANTIEQADLLVAAAKDHPTLKVGVCLQNRYNLTSRAVHEMLASGELGRVRGASASVLWHRDAAYYAARPWRGVRERSGGGVLINQAIHTLDLVQWLLGDVITVRGHAGQYGGVSGDVEDTAHMVLDHVGGARSVFFATTTNAVDSPVTIEITAEHGTLTVRGDLTVAHSDGRAETIAEPAPEGGGRAYWGASHELLIADFYRSLDDPEPFWIGLEEALKSQHLIDAIYRQHI
- a CDS encoding sugar phosphate isomerase/epimerase family protein, whose amino-acid sequence is MWTLSGFSDEISPDFTEQCEVVSGLGMKYVEVRSAWDVNILDLSPDQLDTIKKTLSTYGLKVSSIGSPIGKILITEDFAPHLERMKHAAEVAKLLEAPYIRIFSFFMPAGDDPATHRAEVIDRMRALVRVAEDADLILLHENEKEIYGDVPGRCLDLIRSVGSPYLRLAWDPANFVQVGVRPYTDGYAKLRPHVEYVQIKDALLADGTVVPAGQGDGEVAATMRALRHDGFDGFFSLEPHLAAGHATGGFSGPELFTTAWRAFTGLLDIEEIEYS